ACGGTATAGGACATTTCTATCTCTCCCTTTTCCTCTTTATCATTTCACAAAAACTAAGCCGTTTCGGTATATGTTGATTCGAGTCAATCAAGGTTCATCTTTCATTGCAATCTTGCTTCATTAGTGCGAACAAAGCAGTGAATTTCTGTATCAGATTGTATTACAAATCGGCCAACACTTTTTCAAGCTGTCCGCACATGCTCATCCAGCCGTATTTTGCTCCTCCAAGAGCTTGATCTTTGCTGAAGCCGGTTTGATCAAGATGCAGATGAACAGTTCCGTCTTTATCTACTTGCAATGTCCAGATCATCGTAGTGTTCTCTCCTCCGCTGACCCAGGTATAGGACAAACGGTGCGGTTCGTCCACTTCCAGCACTTCGCAATGGATGATGCCGTCCCAATCACCATACGGTTGCTGACGAAACTGAAAACGATGGCCGACAATCGGTTTGAAATCGTTGTCCATGACCCACTTGGCCAACGTATCCGAATCAGTAAGGGCGGCCCATACTTTTTCTATGGAACTGTTAAATTGATAATCCAGTGAAAGATCCTTGCTCATTGTTGTTCCTCCATTAATAAATGGTCTAATTTTTGCAGATTTGTTGTCCAGAATTTTTCGTAGTAAGATAACCAGTCTTCAATTTCTCTCAGCGGCACGGGGTTCAGGCGGTTGCGCGTTTCCCGGCCGACTTTGCGATCGGTTACGATGCCAGCTTCCTTCAAAATCGTCAAATGCTTGGCAACCGCGGTGCGGCCCATTGAAAAATGCACCGTCAGCTGGTTGAGCGGCAGTTCATCCGCGTCCGCCAACAGGCGAATGAGCTTGCGACGGGTCGGATCGGCAACAGCATGGTAAACATCACACGTTGATGCGCTTGCGTTCATCATCAGCCTCTCCTCTATATTATATATGACACCATATGGTATCTTAACCATAATACAATAAATGATGTTGTGTCAAGTGATCAGGGGATCAAGCAGAGCTGACGCATAAAAAAGTATAAAATTCCATATATCATTTTAATTCATCTGCATAATACTGAAGACCTCTGGCAAAAGGTTTAACAGTGTCAGGGGAAAGAAGCAGTATTGCATTTATGAGTGTGCAAACAGACTCTTTAGACTCACCTGAACTAAACTGAGACAAAGCATAGAAAATATATTCAAGCCGGTGTTCACTCCCATCTATATATAATCCTCCACTTAATTTATATTCAATTATTCATCTTTAATTTAATATAACTGCCCGTTAGCTCAACGAAGAGGCTTTCCTTTTTGACAGGAAAGCCTCTTCGTTGAATCACAAACTTTGACGCGGCAAGCTGTTGAGCAAGTTATTTCCCAACATAAAAAAGCAAATAATTATCCACCATCGATTTCCAATAGTCCCCATCATGCTTTCCTTTATTTAAGTGATATTCAACGGAGACTCCTTTAGCTTTTAAAATACCATATAATTTTTCCGAACCCTCGTAAAACTTGTAGCCATCTTGATCTCCACAATCCAAGTATACCTTCATATTTGATAAATTTAGATTTTGCGAAAAAATAAGCGGATCACGGGTTTGTCGGACTGTATCGGTTGGATAAAGAAAAGATTTCAAACCATTCTCACCGCCAGTTGTAGACCAATCGTTCAAGAATAAAGCAGGACTGTTCCCTCCAACCTTACTAAACAGATCGGTATGCAAGAAAGCAGTATGCAGGCTAATAAATCCACCCATTGACATCCCACCGATGAAACGACTCTCGCGTGTAGCTAATGTACTATAATGACTATCGACATATCCAATAACATCGTTGTTCAGATAGTCCTCATACATGCCGTTATAAGTCGTGTTTGGATCTCCTGGATTGGTAACAGAGTAGGTTTGAGAAGAGTTAATGCCGTAGCTGTTATCCAGCTCTGGAGAAACCATGATCAGCGGTACGATTTTCCCCGCCTCGATTAATTTGTCCGCAGCTTGATCGATCCCCATTCCGGGTACCCAATTCGTCTCATTCCCTGTGTACCCATGGATAAGGTATAAAACAGGATAATGTACTGCAGAACTATAACCCTTTGGGAGGTAAATGTTCATTTTTTTATTTTGATTAAGAGATTTACTATAAAAGGTTATTTTTTGAATTTCCGAAGCTATTAATGGATTATTCTTGTCCATTGCAG
The genomic region above belongs to Paenibacillus sp. GP183 and contains:
- a CDS encoding metalloregulator ArsR/SmtB family transcription factor, producing the protein MNASASTCDVYHAVADPTRRKLIRLLADADELPLNQLTVHFSMGRTAVAKHLTILKEAGIVTDRKVGRETRNRLNPVPLREIEDWLSYYEKFWTTNLQKLDHLLMEEQQ
- a CDS encoding SRPBCC domain-containing protein; amino-acid sequence: MSKDLSLDYQFNSSIEKVWAALTDSDTLAKWVMDNDFKPIVGHRFQFRQQPYGDWDGIIHCEVLEVDEPHRLSYTWVSGGENTTMIWTLQVDKDGTVHLHLDQTGFSKDQALGGAKYGWMSMCGQLEKVLADL
- a CDS encoding alpha/beta hydrolase-fold protein, translated to MDKNNPLIASEIQKITFYSKSLNQNKKMNIYLPKGYSSAVHYPVLYLIHGYTGNETNWVPGMGIDQAADKLIEAGKIVPLIMVSPELDNSYGINSSQTYSVTNPGDPNTTYNGMYEDYLNNDVIGYVDSHYSTLATRESRFIGGMSMGGFISLHTAFLHTDLFSKVGGNSPALFLNDWSTTGGENGLKSFLYPTDTVRQTRDPLIFSQNLNLSNMKVYLDCGDQDGYKFYEGSEKLYGILKAKGVSVEYHLNKGKHDGDYWKSMVDNYLLFYVGK